From Streptomyces durmitorensis, a single genomic window includes:
- a CDS encoding NADP-dependent oxidoreductase: MPRAVRYDHYGGVDALYVTDVATPNPAADEVVVEVVSAGINPGEVPVREGLAHTIWPATFPSGQGSDFAGHVVAVGSAVRTPPVGAQVIGFTNQRAAQADYVAVPATQVTPKPAAVGWDVAGSLFVAGTTAYAAVRAVEAKPGESVAVSAAAGGVGSLTVQLLRRQGVRVLAIAGKANHGWLTSLGAEPLAYGDDLEERLRDAAPDGIDAFIDAYGNGYVELAIKLGVAPVRINTVVDFLAAQKFGTRSDGGMSAATSDVLAELAALIATGELAVPISATYPIEQVRAAYTALAGRHTRGKIVLRMH; the protein is encoded by the coding sequence ATGCCCAGAGCTGTCCGCTACGACCACTACGGAGGCGTTGACGCGCTCTACGTCACCGACGTCGCCACACCCAATCCGGCGGCCGACGAAGTCGTCGTCGAAGTGGTCAGCGCGGGAATCAATCCAGGCGAGGTCCCGGTACGTGAGGGGCTCGCGCACACCATCTGGCCGGCCACCTTCCCCTCCGGCCAGGGCAGCGACTTCGCCGGCCATGTCGTCGCCGTGGGCAGCGCCGTGCGCACCCCTCCGGTCGGCGCACAGGTGATCGGGTTCACCAACCAGCGCGCCGCGCAAGCGGACTACGTCGCTGTCCCCGCGACCCAGGTGACACCCAAGCCCGCAGCCGTCGGGTGGGACGTGGCGGGGTCTCTGTTCGTGGCCGGCACCACCGCCTACGCGGCAGTGCGGGCCGTCGAGGCCAAGCCCGGGGAGAGCGTCGCGGTCAGCGCAGCCGCCGGAGGCGTGGGCTCCCTGACCGTCCAACTGCTCCGCCGTCAGGGCGTGCGCGTCCTCGCCATCGCGGGCAAGGCCAACCACGGCTGGCTCACTTCCCTTGGCGCGGAACCGCTCGCCTACGGCGACGACCTCGAAGAGCGGCTTCGTGATGCGGCGCCCGACGGCATCGATGCGTTCATCGACGCGTACGGCAACGGCTATGTCGAACTCGCCATCAAGCTGGGCGTGGCGCCCGTACGGATCAACACGGTCGTCGACTTCCTCGCCGCGCAGAAGTTCGGCACCAGGAGCGACGGCGGCATGTCCGCCGCCACCTCGGATGTCCTGGCCGAACTCGCCGCACTGATCGCCACCGGCGAACTCGCCGTCCCCATCAGCGCCACGTACCCCATCGAGCAGGTCCGAGCGGCATACACAGCGCTCGCCGGGCGGCACACCCGAGGGAAGATCGTTCTGCGGATGCACTGA